The genomic region GTTTTCGAGAATGAGCCGCGAGATTTTACTGTTGGTTGATGCATTAGCCAGAGAAAAAAATGTAAACAAGGAAATCGTGTTTGGTGCATTGGAGCAGGCTTTGGCTTCGGCTACCAAAAAACGCTTCCAGGAAGATGCTGATATCCGCGTGGTAATCAATCGTGATACCGGCGATTATCATGCGTTCCGCTGCTGGGAAGTGGTGGCCGATAACGATCACGAGTTTCCGGAAAGCCAGATTGCGTGGACTGACGCGCAGATATCGCACCCTGATTTGCAAATCGGCGACTTTGTCGAAGAGCCGCTGGAAGCTGTCGAGTTTGGCCGCATAGGCGCACAGGCGGCAAAGCAGGTGATCCTGCAGCGCATACGCGATGCCGAGCGTGAGCAGATACTGACCGACTTTCTGGAACGCAAGGAATATCTGGTAACCGGTACTGTCAAACGCATGGAGCGCGGCAGTGCGATCATCGAATCCGGCCGGGTGGAAGGTTTGCTGCCGCGGGACCAGATGATTCCGAAGGAAAATCTGCGAGTAGGCGATCGGGTGCGCGCCTATCTGTTGCGCGTTGAACGCAGCGGTCGCGGCCCACAGCTGATTCTGTCGCGTACCGCGCCGGAATTTATCGCCAAATTGTTCGAACTCGAAGTGCCCGAAATCGAAGAAGGATTGCTGGAAATCAAAGGCGCTGCACGCGACCCCGGCGCGCGCGCTAAAATTGCAGTAAAATCAAACGATCAGCGTCTGGATCCAATCGGTACTTGCGTCGGCATGCGCGGTTCGCGCGTACAGGCCGTTACCGGTGAATTGGCGGGTGAGCGTGTCGATATCATTCTGTGGTCGCCCGAAGCCGCGCAGTTCGTCATTAATGCGCTGGCGCCGGCTGAAGTGAGCAGCATCGTGGTCGACGAAGAAAAGCACAGCATGGATGTGGTACTGGAAGAAGATCAGCTGGCTCAGGCGATCGGCCGCAGCGGGCAGAATGTGCGTCTGGCTTCGGAATTGACGGGGTGGGAACTGAACATCTTGACCGTTGAAGAAGCGCAGAAAAAGAACGAAACTGAAGCCTTGGCGATGCGTGCCTTGTTTGTCGAGAAACTTGACGTCGATGAAGAGATCGCCGACATGCTGGTGCAGGAAGGTTTCAGCAGCGTGGAAGAAGTGGCTTATGTGCCTATCGGCGAAATGCTGGAAATCGAAGGTTTCGATGAAGAGCTGGTCAACGAATTGCGTGCACGTGCCCGCAACGTATTATTGACGGATGCGATTGC from Sulfuriferula sp. AH1 harbors:
- the nusA gene encoding transcription termination factor NusA, yielding MSREILLLVDALAREKNVNKEIVFGALEQALASATKKRFQEDADIRVVINRDTGDYHAFRCWEVVADNDHEFPESQIAWTDAQISHPDLQIGDFVEEPLEAVEFGRIGAQAAKQVILQRIRDAEREQILTDFLERKEYLVTGTVKRMERGSAIIESGRVEGLLPRDQMIPKENLRVGDRVRAYLLRVERSGRGPQLILSRTAPEFIAKLFELEVPEIEEGLLEIKGAARDPGARAKIAVKSNDQRLDPIGTCVGMRGSRVQAVTGELAGERVDIILWSPEAAQFVINALAPAEVSSIVVDEEKHSMDVVLEEDQLAQAIGRSGQNVRLASELTGWELNILTVEEAQKKNETEALAMRALFVEKLDVDEEIADMLVQEGFSSVEEVAYVPIGEMLEIEGFDEELVNELRARARNVLLTDAIASEEKVENVTNDLASLDGMDSEMLRLLAEHGITSSEDLAELGVDELVEMTGVDAERASTLIMAARAPWFA